AGTTACTGGTTTGTGTTCTGCATAACCATGTGAAGAAATGAGAGATCACAGGGTTTTGAAATTGAGGCTCTCATTCCTGTATGGCATGCCACATTATCATTTAAAGACAtttctaaataattttaaaatatctaaaatacatacaaattattGAGCTAACAACTAGCAGCGAAGTGAACGCACTGAATTGTGAATTAAGAAAATCAGATATGGGAGCTCAcgaacggatggcctgacattctcctctagaatcttctgatacaatgcagaattcatggttgtgtcaatgatggcaagccacccaggtgaagaccaaactcacaaagtttctgatctttacataggatggggcctcccaaactcacccctgaagatctacctctatttaaacacctgattgtTCCCtcaattgagctgataaaaccaggggttcacttactttttcacataccctgaatcttaattactcattgtttgtatAATTCATACAtagttttgtttcaaaagacattgaaTTAAGACTGGTTTTGACTCAAGAAGGCTATCACGGTAAAGCCAtgaaatttccataattatcgttggggttcacaaacttttttcggCACTATATAAAGAATCAGCACTGGGTCTGTGCATCAAATAtgtgccgcccccccccccccccccccccaggagagGTTAATGTTTTTGCTAGGCTAGACATGTCAAAAAGAGGTAAGAATTGAATTTGTGAGCATATTATCTTGTTGATCTGATATAGTGGTCTTCACCTCAAATTAACTATATGTGACATGTTTTCAAACTATAAAGTTAGTTCAGTACAGGTAATGAACattgaaaacagtgacagtgatttTAGTTCTAATAATGCAACAGGAACAGCCTTTTGTTTTCATCATAGGACCACCTTATCAAAGGACAGGTTGAGGAtgtacttaaataaatatttttttccttttccaaagcataaattttttatatatatttgaaaattgtgaaaaatacctactgtacattatTTCAGTAAAGTTTATAATCTGTGTGATTAAGACACACGCCATTCGCGCCACAAAGTAAAACACTAACACGTTAGAAAAGAAACACATAgctattatgcatttatttataaaaagcttGGAGAATAAGATGTCTGTTAGAAAGTGCTTACACAGTTTTATttgtccatattttattgtgtgtgtacaGGACATCTGTAATTACTCAAGCGAGCTGAACCACGCAGCTGTGAAAGAGAGGGATGCTGGGAAATGaagtatttcttttttcacattaatGCACAAGCACAGCTTTCCAGTTCAGATGTGAAAAGGAAGCTATACCGGTAGGTTGTATACGCTGAGAACTATTGTATCCAACACCAGCCAGAACTGTTCAGATGACACCTGCACACCACATCACCCTGGGGTGCTTTAACTAGGTGTGCTGTGTACAGACCACAAGAGTTTAAAcagaagaaacattttaatttaagtccTTTGCTCTTTAAGAATAAGGATTGTGtgcttttcttaaagaaaaattgGACATCATACAATAAAATTTTACTGGTTTTGAAAAAGAGCAGTAACAAGTTAATCTACAACATtcagttggcaaaaaaaaaaaaaaaaaaacccacagcaattacagaacataataaaaacaaactacagcagAACTAGTTCATATAACCATTTTGAACTTTAAAACCAAAATCAGAGCTAGTAGCTTAACATTTTAATGGCATTTCTgataataacaatatacagttCTGCATTCAAAATATTCAGTTTCCTTGAACTTGACAAGCAGTGCATTTCATGTACCATGTACATCCTAAAAAGTTGTAGACacccttgtttgtttgttgtgcaaCATTTGTTGCCCCTTTTTCCACACTCGGACATCTGGCTTACTGAATATCTTacagaggaggcaagggaggcagtgcagcctcaatttcaaagtgaaaaaaaaggaaatttcaACAATATTGGAAATTACATAAGAAGACACAAGACACTGCACACCCATATGCCTACTGCATTATAACAGCAGAATCATCAGTAAAGTAagacatattttcaaagtttcatattATAATACTACTTCTtttctctgggaacaaatctagttgttagtgttgtttttttctcttctatTTTCTCTCTAtgtttattttccccagtgcTGGTAAactctttcactttcttttccCCTGCACAGTATATCACTATTTTGCTGGTCATTTACGTTTTGAAAATTAAGTCTatataggatgtgcttgatttgtgCCTGTCTTTCTCCTGCTGTAACAACttatagaaaatgttttatacaaagtacgttagtgacgtggtcttgaGGTCGAAATGCTATACAGTAGTCacttatccaaactaattgggacgatactagtttgcataattgatttgtatggataacagaacaggtattaataataattactgtaccaGTAATCATGCATAGAATAAAGTTCacacaagtacttagtacacaagtacctactgataacactatgtaacacaatttttgttcctgggtagtaagtgttatttcctaattgcttatgcctcaaaagtatagaaaatggctattattccccacaaactttgcttttgtgaccaggacagtgatatcactatttccaatgggaaaacgggcaaatgtgtgtcttttcgttcacataaagtcagaaaaaaacaacatatgaaatgtaaatacagtataatcgtaaatctcgaaaaactactcacttctaaattttttgtagtcatttttgtattactttagtataaatacatgttaatttggattcatatgttgtttttttctgactttatgtgaacgaaaagacacacatttgcccgttttcccattggaaatagtgatattttgaaatatcactgtcctggtcacaaaagcaaagtttgtggggaataacagccatttcctatacttttgaggcataagcaattaggaaataacacttactacccaggaacgacaaaaaaacaaattgttataCGGTGTAATATATAGCTAGGAACCTATTCTATcccattaagcatacaaaattacaaaacttTACAAATTAATGCAATTAAGTCAAACTAACACTGCAGTTAAGCTAATAACATACTGCAATTAAATgcaccatataccaaactttgaaaataatcaaagaatacaattcagtaaaactttgacacattacaaactttaggaatcattaaacaaagaaattcagtaaaatgtttctatactttaatacttgctgttaaggcactgaattaaaatgcattgaaacgAGTAAAATACAAGTTCTTAGCTGCACTATAAAAGACCGGATATCCAGCCCTTACTAACGAAATCGAAGAAAAATCACAAATGAggcaattgttttaaatttgcttaactgcaacaatttaaagaacacaatgctccatctaaggttttgatgataaaataattctgtaactttcatttgcctcagtctgctggtcctttttttggcagctaaatctcgtagccgttttagcagcagaagctgtgtgcgcAATACACCACACGCAATTCATCACGTGACTATAGGTGcgttcggttgattagacagtactGTTGATCAAAGATCGGATAATTGATTCTACTGTAGTtctatacagtgcatttttaaaatatacactggCAGTGTGCAacagttaaagggtacataaggatctttttattttattgtgttacatgttcccatgtgttgctacaactgtttatgtgaggtgtgtgtattgtttaaatttttttttttttttttttttttttattttgaccacatttttttttaaacttttaagatggcttcccatgtaccttcATGGAccactcagaactacatttccccatcatcctcctgctcactggtaaatccatctcagttacatatgtgagcaggaggacgAAGGGAAATGTAgtttctgagaggtccatgcaggtgcATGAAGCCATCTAGGAgaaagggaatgcaatttaagtgtaaaaaagtggacaaaatgaaaaaaaaaatcaaaacaatacacacaccttacgtaaacagttgtagcaacatatgggaacatgtaacacaataaaataaaaaaaggtccttaaATACCCTTTAAGATATTAGAATAAACTAGGAtgggctgttttcttttttctgttggctagtggagaaaatgcatttaaaagccaAATTGAGGCAAACCTGCTATTATGTAATTGCAGCTATAATtctcttgtaatcctaacttgttgcatcctatttcatattgtattttagtagtattatttgcacttacagtaaactatactgtatttaaatattaaccttgcattgtaaccctgtactgtcctgtaaaacctgcaagtcaccttgaataataataataacaacaatattaatattaaagtaatattaataaaGTGTTGTCAGTCCGATACAATAAGCTACTGCTGCTGGGAGCTTAAGGGGGCCCTAAGCCCTAAATCTTTTTTCTGCCTCCCTATTTATTTGGCCACTGATTATCAACAGCAATTGACAACAGCCGACTCTTCAAACAGATATCATTACTATAGAGCAATGAAACCCCATTCTAAATTGGCTGTAAACTGAACATTTTGTGGGGGTGCCACAGCCCCTATGGGTCTGTATATACAGACAATGGAAAAGTACTTTaacaaacttaaaaacaaaagaacaaaataataatcttggctatacatttttttttttgcagttacacCTGATCTAACCTAATATCAAGTACTACCTCGAGCACAAATGCATACCTTTTTTGTTACCATACAAAACAAATAGCCTAGCTGGTCAATTGATTAAGAATGGAATAATACTATTGTACAGcggatttaaaatgatttaaaaaagatgcattcctattaaaaaaaaaaaaaaaaaaaaaaagaattagggggaaaaaaaatacttctgcCAAATGAATGTCCTGATATTCATTTCGTCATTGCCTTTACTTGGTCTATGTGAATTGTAGAGGCCGTTCCTCTTTCTGATTCTACCCAATCAGAACAGGGACTTCCCTAACCTGTTTCTGGAGGCAGGTGAGAATTCATCAGGATATCTGGACGGACCTTTATAAATGAAAACCACCAGGAAGAGAGAAATATTAAGTGAATGGATATGGCAATCCACCAGTCCAATCccataaacataaacaaaaaaaacattgaactgtGCAAAACGTCTGTGTTTTCGTCATGGAATCTGTAATTAAGATGTAACAGGCTGTGTCCATGTTCACAGGCTAAACTGTACTACGAGACCAACCGCAGTTGTTAAACTGAACCTATTCTGGTACTTTTCAGGTCTAATCTTATGATGATTACAGCACAGCTCTCGAGTCCAGCTTGTTCACTGGTCAATACATCACCTGTTGCAAAACACAGACCACCTTGGACTGCACAAACTATGCATCAAGCAAAAGGCTTGCTTACGTTTCCTGAAGCTGAGGATAAGAACCGATTGTTCCACATATTACTATGAAGGCTATGTTGGTTATTCGGCTATCTGTACTCATAACAAACACAGCACTTAACTTAGAGTAATGTAGTATCCTCTTTGTAAGACTGCTCAGCTGGCAGTGCATTTGGACAGGGATCACTCTGGTACTTAAAGCAATTCCTAGCTGTGGCTGGCATTTTATTCTCACTAGTGATCAAGTTGCTCAAACCTATACAATTACCTCTTAGATAGCAATCTCCCCCAGACATTCTCATCAGAGGATATTCCTGAGTATCAGAGGGCTGTTCATTGCTTTTAGGCTAAAAAACAAATTaggattttcaaaacaaaataatttagaacagtGACATAAACAATACATAATTTCTGAACATTGACAAGGCTAGAACCACTCTACTCAATAGTTTGATTGGCTATCTCAAGATCTCTCATGTTATTTCAAACTCATTCTATCATGTTACAGGGATTTCTCTGGTTTAAGTAGACAACAGCCAGTTCTGACAGCACTACTTTCTCTGGTCTACTTTTCAAACAAGGTGTTTGTAACACAGGTTCCATCTGCAATTAACTCACTGCTGCAACATCTCTCAGTCGATACTCCATCAGTATGTCAGTCAGCTTCTGTGTGATCTTCAGAACCATCTGTGCATCGCCCTCAGTTTCTATATGGAAGTTTTCCTGAAGAAAAAGAACCATTTAAAACATACACTGTAGTCTTCAGGTTGGGTGCCCGATAAGGCCAGACAGAGTCTAGCAAGGTTGGGCCTGGTCTCGAGGGTTCAGGTGCTTGGTAGCATTTGTTGCTTAGGTTCAGTGGGTAAAGAGAGGTGTTTAACTTGAGAATGGGAACAATTCTCCCAAATCACAAATTGAATTGGTTGTTTCAGCTTGGATCAAAAACTAGGGGTAAAAGTGCTATTCTGCAATTtttcacagattatttttttagGAGACATACAAAGatcaatatattaaaacatgggatgttggttatttttaaataaatgaataatgatTTATAGGTAATTAAACTACTGACATTAGTAGATGAACTGCATTAGAGTATTTTAcgataatgtatttatttttttaaatacattaacatatcAAACCCAATTAAGGCTATACTTCTGTTGCCTAATGTGTCCAGCACTTTAAAACACCTTCCTGCACGTTAAACATGCAACCCTGTGCGATGAACCACATTTACCAGGCATTCAAGAACTGCAGAACTTGCCAGGCCACTCCAGACGCCTTCATCCTGAGAAACATAAGAAGTAAATTGTCCATATGAACAAAAAATGCTCAATCACAAGATAtgttgtaaaactaaaataaattattaaaagctTCTGTTAATGTCTTCACATTAAGTAtttctaaaaacaataaaataataataattgtcccTGATAGGCATTCTTCTTATTCTCTGATAGGAGATATagcttttaaaatacaagtcTCTGTAATTTACCTCCATTGGAGCCATGCGATCCATTCCTTGTCTTCTGGTGAGGTGCATTTCAAACTCActattgaaaataaacaacagttacaACAAGAGGCTTACAGGCTGGATGTTGAGGCCGTTATTACAAACACTAAGGCTCTCATGACCGGAATTATTAACTTAAGGAAAGTGCAACACAGAATTTAGctttaaaacagctaaaaaaaggTAGCATGTTGCTCTCAAACTCTGAAAGCCCAAGGAATGCTGCTCCTCAACTGAAGGAAACCATAAAGCTAACCTCTGCTGCAGATACTATACAAGGAATCTTGACACCAAGGACCTTGGAGAAAATCAGTTGAGAGACTGCATGCTATAGGGTGAGAGATACACCGTCGATTAGCACagagctaaaaatcaccacaagAAGCAGATTCTGAATTTTTACCTACATTGGTAAAATGTAGTCCAGTGCAaactgtccatttctttttatcccagatcatTCTCAGAAGACctccaattttatttttacaggacATCGGGTCACTATTATTGGACATAACCAAAAGAAAATGTGATTACCTACATTAGGATGGTAGGATGCTACTCTGCAAATTTTGCTGCCATTCAATTGATCATGTACGAGCCAATACCATTAGATCATATTGCCATTAAAACACgaagagaacaagaaagcaaaaaagatgGCAACAAGAAAATGGCAAAGCACAGCATTCTTTATGCTGAAAAACTTAGATccaaggtactgcgctcaagacAGGGCTTTCCCGAAGGAAGTAAGATAAATTAATTGtgtatgtcattattttttagtttacttATTTCCGCTCTACCtgcatttaataaagctataattagcaatgttaaaccataaccgtttcttaattaaattacattatctGATGATGAagaaacaagctgaaagctatttcctagctatacattccttaaaAGAAATGAatcgctttactgtgtaaaagatgtagtcactacactacacactggtTGTTTCCTAAGGGCATTCTGTCTGGCGACACACCTCTTGCTAAATTTGGCAAATAAGGCAGAatcaacaaagaaacaaaaatgggaagatgcaatatttattaatttacttattttaaatatcaacatTATATTTCTGTTCAGACGCCatgtttaattcttaataaattgatAAAAGTGGGAAAAACAgaatgggtctttttttttttttttaaactgaatttgcTGCTTCCTAGAATGGAATATCAATAGCCCTATTTCAGTCCCATGAGAATCATACTTTTGGCCACATTTGTGGTTGAAGAATTAAAGATGAGGACAGCGCATAAGGACTGTGTTGTTGATCCCATTGGGAAGAATCAAATTGAATTGAAATCCAATtgaataattagttaaataatttATGAAAAGTAACTTAATGAACGTTGTAGATGACCTTGTGCGCACATGATGAGATTTTAAAGTAAACTTGCTATTTATAGAGAAGTACACTGAGATAACTTATATTTAATGGTAATAATTATCTTTTATGCATAGCACACACAATTATTTCTGACttgggttttctgttttttaatatttctgtgtTTAATAAACTGCTGCTTTTAATGGAACTTTGTGTCTGGCATGAGTGTGTATAGTAAATCCTTGATCTATCcaatcttaaaatattttaattggaaCTAATCAACTTAATATACTAATCAATTGTTCCTACACACTCATCCATGAATAGACTGCtgcatttcaaatattattttactctgCAAAGTCAGTGAAATTAGTTTTTGGTGACACTAATTTTATAAAAGCTGATTTAACATAAATGTGAATGAAACGCAACAGGTTGTTCTATTACACAATTCCACCAGCAAAGAACACCTTGTACCTTCTCATGTCAGAGCATCCATTTTCAAAGTCGCTTATTTCCAGCCTCATCCTCTCCCCTCTAAGGGAGCCGTCTTCAGGGTACCTTCCACTAGGAAATTCATCAGGATATCTTCTTCCAGGGTCATCTAGGTAGCTCATACTAGGAAAAGCCTCATTGTGCATCCCAGTGGGAATATCTTCACGAGCCATCCCAATCGGAAAATCATCACTGGGCATTTTAGTGTGAAAATCATTGGGAAAATCTCTGGGATGCATCCGACTGGGAAAATGGTCTGGGGGCAATCCACGTCGAAAGTCATCCTGGTGCCTTCCTGCTGGGCCATCATTAGGAAATCGCCCACCTTGAACGCAGGTCGAACAAACAGACATTAGATTACAGTACAAATCCAATTTATGTTACGTGACAAAAACCATAAACTGTACCACAGTCCGAGAACAAGACCCAGTACTCATGGCTATTAAAGTCAATGTTTAGAGGGAAAACCTTGATTTAAGCCAAGGTAAAACTAGAAGAAGTCATGTAGACAAACATTTCGGCTAGTTCCGTCTTCAGTGTACTAAGGTGTGCAGCCCATACTCAGTACTgtacttgacttggtttcttatagGGTTACTTTAGAATCCTGATCAGGGAttcaaaccagattttttttcttttccggtTCAACTCCGAACCGAACTGTAATTTACAGCTCTGGTTCCAAAAGTTCCAAACGGCTGATTTTTTGTGACAAACATCTCTTCAAAGCATTACATATTTACCATAACCtacatatttcttattgcatagctactctgttttaaaccaaatatatatatggaGAAAAAAATCCAAGTAATTAATTAGGTACGAACACTCTATTATTAAGCACTAAGGGGAACACTGTTATCATCAGtatgcacatttcacagtaagaCTGAACAATTAAATCACAAATCGTTAAATGATTGagaatacaactaaataaatgaattatacaataaacattgctgttttctCAAGTGAATGGTAAAATGTCTTCATTCTTAATATCCAGGAATATAACTAGCAAACCTCTGATTATTAACAAAGCGCTTCACTTGCCATACACacttttacagcttgttttctgtgtatataacttaataagttaataacagtacctGTTTATTTTGAGCGAATACAAGACTGATCACATAACGTGGATCCAGCATGTAGCTGACCGCAAGGTGGAAGCCTGAACTGAAGGCAATATAGTGCTATTTGATTCGCTGGCTGCTCTGAAAAAGCAAgctaaataatgtttaatttcattagctggctgtgatgtaatgctttgtcGTTGACTGCTTAGGTGTAAGACCATGGGAagagcacttttttttcaaataactgtatgtttgaaaacaatggaaagaaaCAGAGAGAACAGGCTGAAAGGGAACGAACAAAAAAATGCTATTAACCTATAAACAAAACCCTGAATATCATTTTCGTTCCAGAGCGTAATAACTGAAAACTATTtgcgttttattttgtttatcgtTCCTGTTCTGGTTCGTTTCAAATTCCTGATTCAGATTCTacgttttaaagttatggattgcTTTAAACCAAGCATTGCACACTGCCTCTTATTCAAGGAAAACTCTGGGAACATTATTTTGGGAAGCTACTGTAAAGCATAAAAACATTTACGCTGAGCTCTTGGGATATCCACCCGTGGGATCTTTGCTGCTGTCTTCCTTGCatctataaatacaaaaattaaataataataaaaaaaagttcagaattttcataattaaagcacaaaaacacaagtaTGCCAGTAATATGCAGGTACATAAGCCTGTATGGGTGTCAAGAATTATGGTCCACAAATTATCTAGTCCTTTGCCTGATTTGGAGTGTGGCATTGATAGCACCTACCAAAATTAGATTTCAGAGTTATTAACAACTGAATCTGAGTTCAATAAAGATCACCCTGATTACTTAGTGACGGGCCTATCAAATAGTTAGTGAATCTGGCCAAAAAAAAACTCCTTCCCTGCAGCCCAAATCATAATGTTTCTtggtttgattaatttaaaatacttccTCCCAATTTAACGTTGGTGACATCAGTGAAAAGGGTTTATCAAAAGtaagtttaattacattttattcaatttGCCTGGGCAGGATTAGCTTGGATGTCTAACCTTGGTCAGGGCAGTAACACTTTTccaatactatatatttttttttacatattcagcTTGAAAAGCCTCAAAAACATACCTGGTTCAATGTTTGGTCTCTTTAAAGCTGGATCTTCTGTCAACTTCTCTATCACaaccttaaaaacaaaagaaaaaagtttgaataGTTATTTTCATTAATTGAATGTGTTTGTAAACACAACAGTGGTCCCTTTGAATTAATACACTAATTAGCTATATAAAACCATCTACAATATGCTGTTTTTCCCCCATACAAGATGTGTTTTAACCTTTTCTGTGTCGCTTTTAGTCCTGGATTTATGTATGAATTGCACTGCATTCGTGCATTTCCACAAGTATAGAGTAACACGCAGACAAGCAGCTAAACCTTactatgtagaaaaaaaaatatgtaattaatacCAATGAATTTATAACAAGA
This Polyodon spathula isolate WHYD16114869_AA chromosome 3, ASM1765450v1, whole genome shotgun sequence DNA region includes the following protein-coding sequences:
- the LOC121312964 gene encoding uncharacterized protein LOC121312964 isoform X3, translated to MYYCKACQLKCNNYMQLKSHLKGAKHRARVEAIAKNAKKWRSLEQYLKNTKLNEPVIGLQYVVEFRSPNDELPPHYLCKLCEVKAKQLGFVTHITGWKHRYNYMKKKHADMVPFDETQVKDARMHKTIKDKAELVEHLEGRGEIEVVIEKLTEDPALKRPNIEPDARKTAAKIPRVDIPRAQRKCGRFPNDGPAGRHQDDFRRGLPPDHFPSRMHPRDFPNDFHTKMPSDDFPIGMAREDIPTGMHNEAFPSMSYLDDPGRRYPDEFPSGRYPEDGSLRGERMRLEISDFENGCSDMRSEFEMHLTRRQGMDRMAPMEDEGVWSGLASSAVLECLENFHIETEGDAQMVLKITQKLTDILMEYRLRDVAAPKSNEQPSDTQEYPLMRMSGGDCYLRGPSRYPDEFSPASRNRLGKSLF
- the LOC121312964 gene encoding uncharacterized protein LOC121312964 isoform X1, with product MYYCKACQLKCNNYMQLKSHLKGAKHRARVEAIAKNAKKWRSLEQYLKNTKLNEPVIGLQYVVEFRSPNDELPPHYLCKLCEVKAKQLGFVTHITGWKHRYNYMKKKHADMVPFDETQVKDARMHKTIKDKAELVEHLEGRGEIEVVIEKLTEDPALKRPNIEPDARKTAAKIPRVDIPRAQRKCGRFPNDGPAGRHQDDFRRGLPPDHFPSRMHPRDFPNDFHTKMPSDDFPIGMAREDIPTGMHNEAFPSMSYLDDPGRRYPDEFPSGRYPEDGSLRGERMRLEISDFENGCSDMRSEFEMHLTRRQGMDRMAPMEDEGVWSGLASSAVLECLENFHIETEGDAQMVLKITQKLTDILMEYRLRDVAAPKSNEQPSDTQEYPLMRMSGGDCYLRGNCIGLSNLITSENKMPATARNCFKYQSDPCPNALPAEQSYKEDTTLL
- the LOC121312964 gene encoding uncharacterized protein LOC121312964 isoform X2, producing MYYCKACQLKCNNYMQLKSHLKGAKHRARVEAIAKNAKKWRSLEQYLKNTKLNEPVIGLQYVVEFRSPNDELPPHYLCKLCEVKAKQLGFVTHITGWKHRYNYMKKKHADMVPFDETQVKDARMHKTIKDKAELVEHLEGRGEIEVVIEKLTEDPALKRPNIEPDARKTAAKIPRVDIPRAQRGRFPNDGPAGRHQDDFRRGLPPDHFPSRMHPRDFPNDFHTKMPSDDFPIGMAREDIPTGMHNEAFPSMSYLDDPGRRYPDEFPSGRYPEDGSLRGERMRLEISDFENGCSDMRSEFEMHLTRRQGMDRMAPMEDEGVWSGLASSAVLECLENFHIETEGDAQMVLKITQKLTDILMEYRLRDVAAPKSNEQPSDTQEYPLMRMSGGDCYLRGNCIGLSNLITSENKMPATARNCFKYQSDPCPNALPAEQSYKEDTTLL